In the Aulosira sp. FACHB-615 genome, one interval contains:
- a CDS encoding lasso peptide biosynthesis PqqD family chaperone: MPTKLSSSENLSVVASREQICSDLQGEVVILDIKSGAYYGLNQVGASIWNFIQSPKTVQEIEDAILAEYEVDADVCKRDISALLEDLADQGLIEINNEAAA; encoded by the coding sequence ATGCCAACAAAACTAAGTTCATCAGAAAACTTAAGTGTAGTAGCCTCTAGAGAGCAAATCTGTTCAGACTTGCAAGGAGAGGTGGTAATTCTTGATATTAAATCTGGTGCGTACTATGGTTTGAATCAAGTAGGAGCAAGTATATGGAACTTCATCCAATCACCAAAAACTGTCCAAGAAATTGAAGATGCCATCCTAGCGGAATACGAAGTAGATGCGGATGTCTGCAAACGTGATATATCCGCTTTGCTAGAAGATTTAGCAGATCAAGGATTGATAGAAATAAACAATGAAGCGGCTGCTTAA
- a CDS encoding Mu transposase C-terminal domain-containing protein has protein sequence MDEMPIVKQDDKSLPVENNDDVDEIQDDELEETNVIFTELSAEAKLKMDVIQGLLEPCDRKTYGEKLRAAAEKLDKTVRTVQRLVKKYQQDGLSAIVETQRNDKGSYRIDPEWQKFIVSTFKEGNKGSKKMTPAQVAMRVQVRAEQLGLQKFPSHMTVYRVLNPIIERQERKQKQRNIGWRGSRVSHKTRDGQTLDVRYSNHVWQCDHTKLDVMLVDQYSEPLARPWFTKITDSYSRCIMGINVGFDAPSSQVVALALRHAILPKQYSAEYKLLSEWGTYGVPENLFTDGGKDFRSEHLKQIGFQLGFECHLRDRPSEGGIEERSFGTINTEFLSGFYGYLGSNIQERSKTAEEEACLTLRELHLLLVRYIVDNYNQRLDARTKDQTRFQRWEAGLPALPKMVKERELDICLMKKTRRSIYKGGYLSFENIMYRGDYLAAYAGENIVLRYDPRDITTVWVYRIDKGKEVFLSAAHALDWETEQLSLEESKAASRKVRSVGKTLSNKSILAEIHDRDSFIKQKKKSQKERKKEEQAQVHAVYEPINLSETEPLENLQETPKPVTRKPRVFNYEQLRQDYDE, from the coding sequence ATGGATGAAATGCCCATCGTCAAGCAAGACGACAAATCTCTGCCTGTTGAAAACAACGATGATGTAGATGAAATTCAGGATGATGAACTAGAAGAAACAAACGTAATTTTCACAGAATTATCGGCTGAGGCAAAACTCAAAATGGATGTGATCCAAGGTCTACTTGAGCCATGCGATCGCAAAACCTATGGTGAGAAGTTAAGAGCAGCAGCAGAGAAACTGGACAAGACTGTACGAACAGTCCAGCGTCTAGTCAAAAAATATCAACAGGACGGTTTATCGGCAATTGTTGAGACTCAGAGAAATGACAAAGGTAGTTATCGGATCGATCCTGAGTGGCAAAAATTTATTGTTTCCACCTTTAAAGAAGGGAATAAGGGGAGCAAAAAAATGACTCCTGCTCAGGTGGCGATGAGAGTCCAAGTCAGAGCAGAACAGTTAGGCTTACAGAAATTTCCTAGCCACATGACAGTTTATAGGGTTCTCAACCCTATCATTGAGCGTCAAGAGCGGAAACAGAAACAGAGGAATATTGGATGGCGAGGGTCACGAGTCTCTCATAAAACTCGTGATGGGCAAACATTAGATGTGCGTTACAGCAACCATGTTTGGCAGTGCGACCATACAAAGTTAGATGTCATGTTGGTTGATCAGTATAGTGAACCATTGGCTAGACCTTGGTTCACAAAAATTACAGACAGTTATTCTCGCTGCATTATGGGTATTAATGTGGGCTTTGATGCACCTAGCTCTCAAGTTGTCGCTCTAGCTTTACGTCATGCTATTTTGCCAAAACAATATAGTGCAGAATATAAACTTCTTAGCGAATGGGGAACTTATGGCGTACCCGAAAATCTTTTCACTGATGGTGGTAAAGACTTTCGCTCTGAACACTTAAAACAGATTGGTTTTCAATTAGGCTTTGAGTGCCATTTACGCGATCGCCCTAGTGAGGGTGGTATTGAAGAACGTAGCTTCGGTACGATTAATACAGAATTTCTCTCTGGTTTCTATGGTTATTTAGGTTCCAATATTCAGGAACGTTCTAAGACAGCAGAGGAAGAAGCTTGCTTAACTTTAAGGGAATTACACCTACTGTTAGTTCGCTACATTGTTGACAACTACAATCAGCGTCTTGATGCGCGGACAAAAGACCAAACAAGGTTTCAACGATGGGAAGCAGGACTTCCGGCTCTACCAAAAATGGTTAAGGAGCGGGAATTAGATATCTGTTTGATGAAAAAGACTCGACGCAGCATTTACAAAGGCGGATATCTCAGTTTTGAAAATATTATGTATCGTGGTGACTACCTGGCAGCTTATGCAGGGGAAAATATTGTACTCAGGTATGACCCTAGAGATATTACAACTGTTTGGGTTTACCGAATAGATAAAGGCAAGGAAGTTTTTCTGTCTGCTGCTCATGCGCTGGATTGGGAAACAGAGCAATTATCTTTAGAAGAGTCTAAAGCGGCTAGTCGAAAAGTTCGCTCTGTTGGTAAAACACTCAGTAATAAATCCATTTTGGCAGAGATACACGACCGTGATAGTTTCATCAAACAAAAGAAAAAAAGCCAAAAGGAACGCAAGAAAGAAGAACAAGCTCAAGTTCATGCTGTGTATGAACCCATCAATCTGAGCGAGACAGAACCGCTAGAAAATTTACAAGAAACACCAAAACCTGTAACTCGAAAACCTAGAGTTTTTAACTATGAGCAACTTCGTCAAGATTATGATGAGTAG
- a CDS encoding lasso peptide isopeptide bond-forming cyclase, with translation MSGIVGIYNLDSQAIEQKKLVLMVDAIAHRGPDGADIWCAGAVGLGHRMLWTTPESLLEKLPFVDHTANLVITADLRIDNRDELISALSINHCPPEKITDSQLVLAAYEKWGEQCPTKLLGDFAFVIWDQNQQKLFCARDHFGIKPLYYCYQPGKKFYFASEMKALLCLPEVPKKVNEIAIANHLHPFTEDKSITSYKHIHRLPPAHTMTVSSTGKLRTRAYWALEIGEELKLNSDAEYAAAFREIFIEAVRCRLRSAFPVGCHLSGGLDSSSIACVARDILQTKGIKLHTFSNIFEEVPECDERQYINPVLNQGGFVPHYVHADQSGPLSEWQKYYQYIEEPFIGPSHFLVWELNRASQQAGIRISLDGFDGDTTVSHGVTYFAELARQGKWQKFIQEAQAVSQHFNTSLAALFYQYAITYLQELVKQRKYFTFLQTVWQIGQHFRVSRRRLLVRYGIKSLVPEYILKIWRSLRGKKQNQPQVTSLINPQFAKQVGINPQTPSQEQAVTVREEQWRTLNSALFTTVLELGDLCAAAFSLESRHPFMDKRLIEFCLSLPPDQKLYQGWSRFIMRRALDGILPQEVQWRGGKTDMTPNFQRGLLHLDRALLDEVITNDVSNIQEFVDTNLLYRFYNNLISTKEEINDDSLMPVWNVLTLSLWLNHTQKTISRTRGSAVSACSYLD, from the coding sequence ATGAGCGGTATAGTTGGCATTTACAATCTAGATAGTCAGGCAATTGAACAGAAAAAGCTGGTCTTGATGGTAGATGCGATCGCTCATCGGGGGCCGGATGGTGCAGATATCTGGTGTGCTGGTGCAGTTGGCTTGGGTCATCGGATGCTGTGGACAACACCAGAATCACTGTTAGAAAAACTACCTTTTGTTGATCACACCGCTAATTTAGTCATTACAGCCGATTTACGCATAGATAACCGTGATGAACTAATCTCTGCCTTATCGATTAATCACTGTCCACCAGAAAAAATCACAGATAGCCAGTTAGTACTAGCAGCTTACGAAAAATGGGGTGAACAATGCCCAACCAAATTGCTTGGTGACTTTGCATTTGTGATCTGGGATCAAAATCAACAGAAATTATTCTGTGCGAGAGATCATTTTGGCATCAAACCCTTATATTACTGCTATCAACCAGGTAAGAAATTTTACTTTGCTTCGGAAATGAAGGCGCTGTTGTGTTTACCGGAAGTGCCGAAAAAGGTGAATGAAATTGCGATCGCCAATCACCTACACCCATTCACAGAAGATAAATCAATTACATCCTACAAACATATACATCGATTACCTCCGGCGCACACAATGACAGTGAGTTCCACAGGTAAATTAAGAACTCGCGCTTACTGGGCTTTAGAAATTGGTGAAGAGTTAAAACTCAACTCCGATGCTGAATATGCCGCCGCTTTCCGAGAGATATTTATCGAGGCAGTGCGTTGTCGTTTACGCAGTGCATTTCCTGTTGGCTGTCATTTGAGTGGTGGTTTAGATTCTTCCTCAATTGCTTGTGTAGCTAGGGATATCTTACAAACTAAAGGTATCAAGCTGCACACTTTCTCCAACATCTTTGAAGAAGTTCCAGAATGCGATGAACGCCAATACATTAACCCTGTATTAAACCAAGGCGGATTTGTCCCCCATTACGTCCACGCTGATCAATCAGGCCCCTTATCAGAATGGCAGAAATACTATCAATATATAGAAGAACCCTTTATTGGGCCTAGCCATTTTCTGGTGTGGGAATTAAATCGTGCCTCCCAACAAGCAGGGATTCGGATTTCTTTAGATGGTTTTGATGGTGATACAACCGTATCTCATGGCGTGACATACTTTGCCGAATTAGCACGTCAAGGAAAATGGCAGAAATTTATCCAAGAAGCTCAAGCCGTATCACAACACTTTAATACTTCATTAGCCGCCCTTTTTTATCAATATGCCATTACCTACTTACAAGAATTAGTCAAACAGAGAAAATATTTCACCTTTTTGCAAACTGTTTGGCAAATTGGACAGCATTTTCGAGTGTCGCGGCGGAGATTGCTTGTTAGATATGGCATTAAATCCTTAGTTCCTGAGTATATCTTGAAAATTTGGCGATCGCTCCGGGGTAAAAAGCAAAATCAACCCCAAGTCACTTCTTTAATCAACCCACAATTTGCCAAACAAGTCGGGATAAATCCGCAAACACCATCTCAGGAACAAGCCGTCACAGTGAGAGAAGAACAGTGGCGTACCCTAAATTCTGCCCTATTTACCACAGTACTAGAACTGGGAGATTTATGTGCGGCAGCATTTTCTCTAGAGTCGCGTCATCCCTTTATGGATAAACGCTTGATTGAATTTTGCCTGTCTTTACCACCAGATCAAAAACTTTATCAAGGATGGTCTCGCTTTATTATGCGGAGAGCCTTAGATGGTATTCTTCCCCAAGAAGTGCAGTGGCGTGGTGGCAAAACAGATATGACACCAAACTTCCAGCGCGGTTTATTACATCTTGATCGCGCACTGCTAGATGAAGTGATTACTAATGATGTCAGTAATATTCAAGAATTTGTGGATACCAACTTGCTCTACAGATTCTACAACAACCTGATATCGACAAAGGAGGAGATAAACGATGATTCATTAATGCCAGTTTGGAACGTGCTAACACTTTCTCTGTGGCTAAATCATACTCAAAAAACCATAAGTCGGACTAGGGGCAGTGCAGTCTCAGCCTGCTCCTACCTAGACTGA
- a CDS encoding TniQ family protein has product MEIGTEEPRVFEVEPLDGESLSHFLGRFRRENYLTSNQLGKLTGLGAVVSRWEKLYFNPFPTRQELEALALVVRVNADRLTEMLPPKGVTMKPRPIKLCAACYAEVPCHRIEWQYKDKMKCDRHNLRLLTKCTNCETPFSILAEWAQGECPHCFLPFATMAKRQKQLS; this is encoded by the coding sequence ATGGAAATCGGTACGGAAGAACCTCGTGTTTTTGAAGTAGAACCTCTGGATGGTGAAAGCTTAAGCCATTTCTTAGGTCGCTTTCGCCGAGAAAATTATTTAACCTCTAACCAGTTAGGTAAATTAACTGGACTTGGTGCAGTTGTTTCACGTTGGGAAAAGTTGTACTTTAATCCGTTTCCTACTAGACAAGAGTTGGAAGCTTTGGCATTGGTGGTAAGAGTCAATGCGGATAGATTAACCGAGATGTTACCACCCAAGGGGGTGACGATGAAGCCCCGACCAATTAAACTATGTGCTGCTTGCTATGCAGAAGTACCTTGTCACCGCATTGAGTGGCAGTATAAGGACAAAATGAAGTGCGATCGCCACAATTTACGCTTGTTAACGAAGTGTACTAACTGTGAAACTCCTTTCTCGATTCTCGCAGAGTGGGCGCAAGGGGAATGTCCTCACTGTTTCCTACCTTTTGCAACAATGGCGAAGCGTCAAAAACAGCTTTCATAA
- a CDS encoding TniB family NTP-binding protein gives MKDDYWQRWVQKLWGDEPIPEELQPEIERILSPSFVELEHIQKIHDWLDGLRLSKQCGRIVAPPRAGKSVTCDVYRLLNRPQKRGGKRDIVPVLYMQVSGDCSSGELLVLILESLKYDATSGKLTDLRRRVQRLLKESKVEMLIIDEANFLKLNTFSEIARIYDLLRISIVLVGTDGLDNLIKKEPYIHDRFIECYRLPLVSEKKFPELVKIWEEEVLCLPLPSNLTRSETLLPLYQKTGGKIGLVDRVLRRASILALRKGLKNIDKDTLTEVLDWFE, from the coding sequence ATGAAAGATGATTATTGGCAGAGATGGGTACAGAAGTTATGGGGAGATGAACCCATTCCAGAAGAATTACAGCCAGAAATTGAACGTATTCTTAGTCCTAGTTTTGTGGAATTAGAGCATATACAAAAAATTCATGATTGGTTAGATGGTTTGCGTCTTTCTAAACAATGTGGTCGAATTGTTGCACCTCCACGAGCAGGTAAATCTGTGACTTGTGATGTTTATAGACTATTAAATAGGCCGCAAAAAAGAGGAGGTAAAAGAGATATTGTACCTGTTTTGTATATGCAAGTTTCAGGAGATTGCTCATCGGGTGAGTTATTGGTTCTGATCCTGGAAAGTTTGAAATATGATGCAACTTCAGGAAAACTTACTGACCTCAGAAGGAGAGTACAAAGGCTACTCAAGGAATCTAAGGTTGAAATGCTGATTATTGATGAAGCAAATTTCCTGAAATTAAATACTTTTAGTGAAATTGCTCGAATTTATGACCTTTTAAGAATTTCAATTGTTCTTGTAGGCACAGATGGTTTAGACAATCTCATTAAAAAAGAACCTTACATTCATGATCGATTTATCGAATGTTACAGATTACCGTTGGTATCAGAAAAAAAATTTCCTGAGTTAGTAAAAATTTGGGAAGAAGAAGTATTGTGCTTGCCCCTTCCATCTAATCTCACAAGAAGTGAAACTTTGTTACCTCTCTATCAAAAAACAGGTGGCAAAATTGGTTTGGTAGATCGGGTATTGAGAAGAGCTTCAATCTTAGCGTTGAGAAAAGGATTGAAGAACATTGATAAAGATACTTTGACTGAAGTTTTGGATTGGTTTGAATAA
- a CDS encoding lasso peptide biosynthesis B2 protein — translation MKRLLKLWQLSNSDRQFLLRTFVLLGLVRLGMWLLSFNKLRKLINKISKPTFQLEPISLHKIVWAINVSTRYTPGGAKCLARALTCQVLMTRYGYTPELRIGVVKSETGKLEAHAWIETQGYVVIGYLPDLSRFTPLPSLARI, via the coding sequence ATGAAGCGGCTGCTTAAATTATGGCAACTCAGCAATAGCGATCGCCAATTTTTATTGAGGACGTTCGTTTTGCTGGGGTTAGTTCGGCTAGGAATGTGGTTACTGTCGTTTAATAAGTTAAGAAAACTGATCAACAAAATCAGTAAACCAACTTTCCAGCTAGAACCAATTTCTCTGCACAAAATTGTTTGGGCAATAAATGTTAGCACGCGCTACACACCAGGTGGAGCCAAGTGCCTAGCGCGGGCTTTAACTTGCCAAGTATTAATGACTCGTTATGGTTACACACCAGAATTGCGAATCGGAGTTGTTAAAAGTGAAACTGGCAAATTAGAAGCCCATGCTTGGATTGAAACTCAAGGGTATGTTGTCATTGGCTACCTTCCTGATCTCTCGCGCTTTACTCCATTACCGTCTTTGGCAAGGATATAA
- a CDS encoding lasso peptide has product MKKTYEAPQLTNYGSVQNITNAFGRRGAQDNFIIGNETFPAVGFEGSRDGVVTPAPRP; this is encoded by the coding sequence ATGAAAAAAACTTACGAAGCGCCTCAACTGACAAACTACGGTAGCGTACAGAATATTACCAATGCTTTTGGGAGAAGAGGCGCACAAGATAATTTCATCATAGGAAATGAAACTTTTCCTGCTGTCGGCTTCGAGGGTTCTAGAGATGGTGTAGTTACTCCCGCACCCAGACCATAG
- a CDS encoding AAA domain-containing protein — MSTELPYLRATDIGEYIRYHSCDRRFKLKHNNYELAKELPFSELIFSTSLDPVLQLSGRLRENGWEKSLQDVGCTDLTLTSQKTGQNRNTSWETLIEVLQNLSPGEIAYGREISVKGELGVFSVGGQIDFVVILWDNNEPKLRLVESKASRKDRTYYQAQVSVYVMLVRQLLYLNPIMIAGKLVKPENVEAVVVRIDEDTNKSQDILSLEPLDLETIEADITRLLAADGALQRIINADLAELDYQLDAKCSDCVLSVYCLAESARERRLELLGIDTSTVRALRTVGVNKMDDLVQLDLNGEQVAQLRQDIGFTENLELLQLQAQARCITLPGGKSNPNSYEVRGLPRYAGQSLLPEHTINGVPLIRVYCSVEYDYAENRIVGLIAHVTKSDRRIDTSFIEVEGRRKPNPEIKEILEIERDENNRPIYEERQVQGQDVIKLQETAWSGDYEQDTQAEKQLIQEFFQQLVAAIARVADTDEAPIHFYFWSRQEITQLIEGCSRADSQLLGHLQELLGCREKLEQLIYSCLDDEVNRRYALGWTGRDLSVVTSLRWYDRSYHWRRRLPSGEEVVLDQVFSLDVFDFKSDLDILANGEWADKSSSISSKHKFEVRLRYFNSLSAAYWRAYWGTLPDPNDPILGSDAKVKNAIRHYQNAKTPGYLEGYLLARTHALRWVEEGITFKNNEIEKPNLAIAALPNFTLGVNNTARAGIDFLRLDQHVKVMDWIANHLIPPIYRVPLGRTIPLSNLVSLGNNRLEATIDLDSYGITLETLQANCTIDQGSFVRVTPGFNDPHRGQTIRQLLFGGSTCVVESINWQTGHVELAVRQTRQNRYQLGGRYYNNAENIFDYATLDESATDFVAGRVDSRLVAQSNHHVCEWFNPVNPQIPLQNSLTSNELEQYCKFLESLALEGNNKLDRKQIEASVQGIGTLIQLLQGPPGTGKTETTAIAIFIRILARLKPGDIILLSAHTHTAVNNLLLRLNKLLPLLIQHATNFGLKVPSISLNRVDVRETETHLFTGQNIELFESKGCRARVNQMRSNSVLVIGGVTNGILKMAEAIGNNFQVSSLIVDEASMMVFPHFLSLATLVSVDGEIMLAGDHRQLAPIITHDWESEDRPPVLLYQPYVSAYQAVQNLKENPHTNISDQAILRSALDFTFRLPPIIRHLIARLYRRDNIELQGLPPASITEQANDIIEGTWEKILQSSSGLFLIVHSERQSRRSNPVEVKIIEQILAAGGQLGRGSVAIVTPHCAQRTLLKTNLKNYYGDIIDVVDTVEKLQGGERPVIFVSATASDPSAISKNVEFILDLNRSNVAFSRVKERLIVVCSESLLNHIPTELENYEDTMLWKALRSICSQLIAIENIDGHTVKIFAPSPEILEAALSNRDGT; from the coding sequence ATGTCAACAGAGTTACCTTATCTCCGAGCTACCGATATTGGGGAGTACATCCGCTACCACTCGTGCGATCGCAGATTCAAGCTCAAACACAATAACTACGAACTGGCCAAGGAATTACCTTTTTCGGAGTTAATCTTCAGTACTTCCCTAGATCCAGTCCTGCAATTGTCAGGTCGGCTGAGAGAAAATGGCTGGGAAAAATCATTGCAAGATGTGGGTTGTACAGACCTGACTTTGACGAGTCAGAAAACAGGGCAGAATAGGAACACATCCTGGGAGACGTTGATTGAAGTATTACAAAATCTCTCCCCTGGTGAAATAGCTTATGGGCGGGAGATTTCTGTTAAAGGAGAGTTGGGCGTTTTTTCAGTTGGGGGACAAATAGACTTTGTAGTTATCTTGTGGGATAACAACGAACCCAAGCTGCGATTAGTAGAATCCAAAGCTAGTCGCAAAGACCGCACCTATTATCAGGCGCAAGTGTCCGTCTATGTAATGCTAGTGCGTCAATTGCTCTATTTAAACCCAATTATGATTGCTGGGAAACTAGTAAAGCCTGAAAATGTAGAGGCTGTGGTGGTTCGGATTGATGAAGATACGAATAAGAGCCAGGACATACTATCGCTAGAACCTTTAGATTTAGAAACAATTGAAGCTGACATCACCCGTCTTTTGGCAGCAGATGGCGCACTCCAGCGAATTATCAATGCTGACTTGGCAGAACTAGATTATCAACTGGATGCCAAATGTAGCGATTGTGTTCTGAGTGTATATTGCCTTGCAGAGAGTGCGCGTGAGCGACGCTTGGAACTGTTAGGAATCGACACCTCAACTGTAAGAGCATTACGTACAGTTGGAGTCAATAAAATGGATGACTTAGTTCAGCTTGACTTAAACGGTGAACAAGTAGCTCAACTCCGGCAAGATATTGGCTTTACTGAAAATTTAGAATTGCTTCAACTCCAAGCCCAAGCACGTTGTATTACGCTTCCTGGTGGCAAAAGCAACCCAAATTCCTATGAAGTACGAGGATTGCCCAGATACGCGGGACAGAGTCTTCTTCCAGAACACACAATTAACGGCGTACCGTTAATCAGAGTTTACTGCTCCGTTGAGTATGACTACGCAGAAAACCGCATCGTGGGACTGATTGCTCATGTAACCAAAAGTGACAGAAGAATAGACACTAGCTTTATAGAAGTAGAGGGTCGGCGGAAACCAAACCCTGAGATTAAAGAAATTTTAGAAATAGAACGTGATGAAAATAACCGTCCTATCTACGAGGAACGCCAAGTACAAGGTCAAGATGTGATCAAGCTTCAGGAAACTGCTTGGAGTGGAGATTATGAACAAGATACCCAAGCAGAAAAGCAACTAATTCAAGAATTTTTCCAACAACTGGTAGCTGCGATCGCAAGGGTAGCCGATACAGATGAAGCCCCAATTCACTTCTATTTTTGGTCAAGGCAAGAAATTACCCAACTCATAGAAGGTTGTTCTCGTGCAGATTCTCAACTACTAGGTCATCTCCAAGAATTACTAGGATGTCGTGAGAAATTAGAACAACTAATTTACTCTTGTCTGGATGATGAGGTTAATCGGCGTTACGCTTTGGGATGGACGGGTAGAGATTTATCGGTTGTTACGTCTCTCAGATGGTATGACCGAAGTTATCACTGGCGACGAAGACTACCATCTGGTGAAGAAGTTGTTCTGGATCAAGTTTTTTCCTTGGACGTTTTCGACTTTAAATCTGATTTAGATATTCTGGCAAATGGGGAATGGGCTGATAAATCATCTAGCATTTCCAGCAAGCATAAATTTGAAGTACGGCTTCGTTACTTTAATTCACTCAGTGCAGCTTACTGGCGTGCCTACTGGGGAACTCTCCCAGACCCAAACGATCCAATTCTTGGTAGTGATGCGAAAGTAAAAAATGCGATTCGTCACTACCAAAACGCAAAAACTCCAGGTTATTTAGAAGGTTATCTTCTCGCCCGTACTCACGCCTTACGCTGGGTAGAGGAAGGGATAACTTTTAAAAATAATGAAATTGAGAAACCAAACTTGGCGATCGCAGCCTTACCTAACTTCACCTTGGGAGTGAATAACACAGCTAGGGCAGGAATTGATTTTCTCCGCTTGGATCAGCACGTTAAGGTCATGGATTGGATCGCCAATCACCTTATTCCTCCTATTTATCGCGTACCTTTAGGTCGGACTATACCCCTTAGTAACCTTGTTTCTCTAGGTAACAATCGATTAGAAGCAACTATTGACCTTGATAGCTACGGCATTACCCTAGAGACTTTACAGGCGAACTGTACCATCGACCAAGGTTCTTTTGTCAGAGTCACTCCTGGTTTTAACGATCCCCATAGAGGTCAAACCATTCGTCAACTTTTGTTTGGTGGCAGTACCTGTGTAGTTGAATCAATTAATTGGCAAACAGGACACGTTGAACTTGCTGTCAGACAAACTAGACAAAATCGTTATCAGCTGGGTGGTCGGTATTATAATAATGCAGAAAATATTTTTGACTACGCCACTCTTGATGAAAGTGCTACAGATTTTGTGGCAGGTAGAGTAGATTCAAGATTAGTTGCCCAAAGTAATCATCATGTTTGTGAGTGGTTTAATCCTGTTAACCCCCAGATTCCTTTACAAAATAGTTTGACCAGTAACGAATTAGAGCAGTATTGTAAATTTCTGGAGTCTTTAGCCTTAGAGGGTAATAATAAACTAGACCGTAAGCAGATTGAAGCATCTGTTCAGGGGATAGGTACTCTGATTCAACTATTACAGGGGCCACCAGGAACAGGCAAAACCGAGACAACAGCGATCGCCATTTTTATCAGAATTTTGGCAAGGCTGAAGCCTGGAGACATTATATTGCTATCTGCTCATACGCACACTGCTGTTAATAATTTACTGCTGCGTTTAAATAAGCTTTTACCTTTATTGATACAACACGCAACTAATTTTGGCTTAAAAGTACCCTCCATTTCCCTGAATCGTGTTGATGTTCGAGAAACTGAGACTCACTTGTTCACTGGTCAGAACATTGAACTTTTCGAGTCTAAGGGCTGTAGAGCTAGAGTCAACCAGATGCGCTCAAACAGCGTCTTGGTTATAGGTGGTGTAACTAATGGAATTCTGAAGATGGCTGAAGCGATAGGCAACAACTTCCAAGTTTCCAGTCTTATTGTTGACGAAGCCAGCATGATGGTATTTCCTCACTTCTTGTCTCTAGCAACCTTAGTGAGTGTTGATGGAGAAATTATGCTGGCAGGCGATCATCGACAGCTGGCTCCCATCATTACCCACGATTGGGAAAGTGAAGACCGTCCGCCCGTTCTTTTGTACCAACCCTATGTCAGCGCGTACCAAGCTGTGCAGAACCTCAAAGAAAATCCTCATACGAATATTTCAGACCAAGCCATTTTGCGATCGGCACTCGACTTTACCTTCCGATTACCGCCGATAATTCGTCATCTCATTGCCCGCCTCTATCGCAGAGATAATATAGAACTCCAAGGATTACCACCCGCATCCATCACAGAGCAAGCCAATGACATTATCGAAGGAACTTGGGAGAAAATTCTACAAAGTTCCAGTGGGTTGTTTCTGATTGTTCACTCTGAACGTCAATCACGGCGTAGCAATCCGGTAGAAGTAAAAATTATTGAGCAGATTCTAGCTGCGGGTGGTCAACTTGGTAGAGGTTCTGTTGCCATTGTGACCCCCCACTGCGCCCAGAGAACTTTACTTAAAACTAACTTGAAGAACTACTATGGCGACATTATTGATGTCGTTGATACTGTGGAAAAACTGCAAGGAGGAGAACGTCCTGTAATTTTTGTTTCTGCAACAGCTAGTGACCCATCAGCAATTAGTAAAAATGTGGAATTCATTTTAGATTTAAATCGCTCTAATGTGGCATTTTCAAGAGTCAAAGAACGATTAATTGTAGTTTGCTCGGAGTCTCTTCTCAATCACATTCCCACAGAACTTGAGAACTACGAAGACACCATGCTGTGGAAAGCTTTGCGTTCCATTTGCTCACAGCTTATCGCCATAGAAAATATAGATGGCCATACTGTGAAAATTTTTGCTCCTTCACCAGAAATCTTGGAAGCGGCTTTGAGCAATAGAGATGGAACCTAA